DNA sequence from the Candidatus Obscuribacterales bacterium genome:
TCCTCCACCTCCAAAACGAAGAACATGCCATGATTCCTATCGTCCTGGTACTTGGTGACGCTATCAGTGGAGACGCACCCAATCTGAACGGCTGAACCCGTGGTGATTGTCGTCAGGATTGAGGACTTGGGCTTCATGTCGATATTCATGTCCGTCAAGTCCAGCGTGGAACTAACCAAGTACCTGCCAGAGGGGAACTCCAGATTGAGGGGCTTCTGGTTGCTTGACCAAGAGAGCTGACAGTGAGCCGCCGCCGCTTGAATCGCAACAGTGTCGTCCGTCACGCCATCACCCACAGCCCCAAAGTCCTTGACGCTGACCGTCTCATAGAGCTTGGCCTCAACAGTTATCTCAGTGGCCCCAACACCTGACTGAGTAAACGTAACTCCTGAAGCATCTCCTGGGATTGACCCACCGGGGGTGTAGTATTTAAGTTCTTTGTTGGCGTCAAGACCTATGAGCTTGTTGGCGACAAGCTTTGGCATGGTGGTGTTTCCAGAGCTTGGAGTATCATCGACCGCTAGTTTAATGCTCCTGTCAACCTCAGTCTGTAGCTCTTGGTCAATGGCCACTCCCTTGTCGAAATCCCCCTCAACCACGGCAGCGGGGATGGCGTCGTTCTCAACGTAGTCCGATGTCTGCGTGCGAGCAGTGCTACGCTTGATGATGATGGTGGCTAGGTTAGCGGGGGCCGTGGTAAACGTCACGTTCCATGCGCTGCCCGACCCCGACACAGTGTACCCCGATGACTGGAGGACCCCAGCAACGTACACGAGAATGTCCGCGCTGGAACTCGCGTAGTAAGGGAAGCTATATGGTCCCACGAGGGAGCCATTGCCTGTGTATGCAATTCTTGATGCTGTCGTTGATACGCTCATGATTCTTTGTCCTTCTTATTAAGTTCCCTGTTGCGAATGCGGATGCCCTGCACTAAATAGTAAAGACCGCAGATTGCGGTGAAGAAACCCACGATGCCCCCTATGTTTCCGAGTACGGTGTTCCACTCCACGAGACTGTCAGTAGCGGTTGTCGCTAGGCTGAATACCGAGAATAGTAGGCTCTTGATTAGGGG
Encoded proteins:
- a CDS encoding glycosyl hydrolase family 28-related protein gives rise to the protein MSVSTTASRIAYTGNGSLVGPYSFPYYASSSADILVYVAGVLQSSGYTVSGSGSAWNVTFTTAPANLATIIIKRSTARTQTSDYVENDAIPAAVVEGDFDKGVAIDQELQTEVDRSIKLAVDDTPSSGNTTMPKLVANKLIGLDANKELKYYTPGGSIPGDASGVTFTQSGVGATEITVEAKLYETVSVKDFGAVGDGVTDDTVAIQAAAAHCQLSWSSNQKPLNLEFPSGRYLVSSTLDLTDMNIDMKPKSSILTTITTGSAVQIGCVSTDSVTKYQDDRNHGMFFVLEVE